Genomic DNA from Leptospira venezuelensis:
CGTAATGGTTGGTGGAACTCTAATGGCTCTTATGGGCGCTTTAATCTACTGGTTCCCTAAAGTTACCGGAAAAATCTATAGCGACCTACTCGGAAGAATTTCTTGGGTCTTTATCTTCACAGGCTTTAACGTTACCTTCTTCCCTCAATTCATTTTGGGAAATATGGGAATGCCTCGTAGATATTATGACTATCTTCCTACATTCACCGAGTTAAACCAAATGTCTACTTTCGGATCTTGGTTGATCGGAACAGGATTTTTGGTCGGACTCTTTGGAGTGATCCATGCACTCTTAAAAGGAAAAGAAGCAGGAAACAATCCTTTCGGAGGAAAAACTCTGGAATGGACTACTGCTTCTCCTCCACCTCATGAAAATTTTGAATCTACCCCAGTAATAACCGGAGGGCCTTATGAGTACCGCTAATCACTCGGGTGGTTTTCATCACGCGCATCATTTTAATAGCGCAGAACATCAGTACGAATCTTCTAAACAAGGGATCTGGTTATTCCTTGTTACAGAAATCCTAATGTTCGGTGGACTATTCGTAGGATATTCCATCTATCATTCTCTTTATCCTCAAGTTTTCCATGCGGGAAGTAAGCAGCTTTCCGTTGTCTTGGGTGCATTGAACACAGTAGTTCTTCTATTCAGTTCTTTCACTATGGCACTTGGAATTAACTACGTGCAAAGAGGTTTGAAAAATAAAGCGATCATCGCTCTTGCAGTAACTATTGCTTGTGCTGCGATCTTCATGGTCGTTAAGTTTTTCGAATATACTCATAAGTTCCATGTGGGTACGGTTCCTGGAAAATACGCTTACACTGAAGAGTTAAGCGCTTCCGGTGAGAAGGTAACTAAAGTTGGTGCTCTACTTGCAGAAGCTAATAAACTTAGCGTTGTAGAAAGAGAACACAAGCTTCATCTGGACGAGACTGAGTACGAACACCTGACTCTTTTGGAAAAAACCAAAAACTGGCCTTTGTTCTTCGGATTTTATTTTGTAATGTCCGGTATTCACGGTTTGCACGTTCTTGCAGGCGCATTCCTGATCTTCTGGGTGCTTTTGAAAGTTATCAAAAACCAAGTTGGTCCTGAATATTACACTCCTGTGGAAGGTGTGGGTCTATTCTGGCACGTGGTAGACTTGATCTGGATTTACCTCTTCCCTCTTCTTTATTTGGTGGGATAAGTTAAGTCACAAGCA
This window encodes:
- a CDS encoding cytochrome c oxidase subunit 3 family protein, which codes for MSTANHSGGFHHAHHFNSAEHQYESSKQGIWLFLVTEILMFGGLFVGYSIYHSLYPQVFHAGSKQLSVVLGALNTVVLLFSSFTMALGINYVQRGLKNKAIIALAVTIACAAIFMVVKFFEYTHKFHVGTVPGKYAYTEELSASGEKVTKVGALLAEANKLSVVEREHKLHLDETEYEHLTLLEKTKNWPLFFGFYFVMSGIHGLHVLAGAFLIFWVLLKVIKNQVGPEYYTPVEGVGLFWHVVDLIWIYLFPLLYLVG